One genomic window of Ammospiza nelsoni isolate bAmmNel1 chromosome 4, bAmmNel1.pri, whole genome shotgun sequence includes the following:
- the CFAP97 gene encoding cilia- and flagella-associated protein 97: MDHFEDISDGEVDHAFFDSDFEEEKKKAEENGEHVEKGSTKAALADTDLVSNSKDEKYCEEESEEKQIDLQRGQSPENSNGPDEEAPSLTVSPLAENAGTSGATPAANRGAEEIVPAGIPKIVKEGEEDYYTDEEDSSDDGKKQVRPKSAKQPNTKKASKKYSISSSSSSSSSSSSSSSSSSSDTDGSDTDSDSCLSDLSHSSPKRNACRNALLSPKQKFKSAMKLAEGKPKLGDDLEESEDTVTDVTPLSTPDISPIQSFEFVASNDKKLKVKRQENVNQELYDSEFDRRYSRKVLHDAMDLNQLLKAFLQLDKKEQKLTIDLPSKGVRKNFSFTNEEVRQIDRENQRLLKELSRQSARPRRSSTLKKVSVPPARLYHSALNRQKEQQRIERENLAFLKRLEAVKPTAGMKRSEQLRDYHRQMSYLASSPSLRRARSPFGQLSPPRGTSRSSTLQSALSQRNEKPTSDSASGALQRPKSTNVCAAWL; this comes from the exons ATGGACCATTTTGAAGACATATCAGATGGTGAAGTGGATCATGCCTTCTTTGACAGCGACtttgaggaagagaaaaagaaagctgaagaaaatggTGAACATGTAGAGAAAGGAAGTACAAAGGCAGCTCTTGCAGACACTGATTTGGTTTCTAATTCAAAGGATGAAAAGTATTGTGAGGAGGAAAGTGAAGAAAAGCAGATAGATTTACAAAGGGGTCAGTCCCCAGAAAATAGCAACGGTCCTGATGAAGAAGCTCCCTCTTTGACAGTTTCTCCACTTGCAGAGAATGCAGGTACATCTGGAGCAACACCTGCAGCAAATAGAGGAGCAGAGGAGATTGTTCCGGCTGGAATTCCTAAAATAGTtaaagaaggtgaagaagattATTATACAGATGAAGAAGACAGTAGTGATGATGGCAAAAAACAGGTTAGACCAAAGTCAGCTAAgcaaccaaacacaaaaaaggCTAGCAAAAAATATAGTatcagctcctcctcctcttcctcctcctcctcgtcctcatcatcatcatcctcaaGCTCAGATACAGATGGTTCTGACACAGATTCTGATAGCTGTTTATCAGATTTATCTCATTCTTCCCCAAAAAGGAATGCTTGTAGAAATGCTCTTCTGtctccaaaacaaaaattcaagTCAGCAATGAAATTAGCAGAGGGAAAACCAAAGCTTGGTGATGACCTGGAGGAGTCTGAAGACACAGTGACTGACGTAACACCTCTGTCAACTCCAGACATCAGTCCTATCCAGTCCTTTGAATTTGTAGCATCAAATGataagaaattaaaagtaaagAGACAGGAAAATGTGAACCAAGAATTATATG attCCGAGTTTGATCGCAGATATAGTCGAAAAGTATTGCATGATGCCATGGACCTGAATCAGCTTCTGAaag ctTTCTTACAGTTggataaaaaagaacaaaaactaaCCATCGATCTGCCATCTAAAGGAGTaaggaaaaatttctctttcacAAATGAAGAAGTAAGACAGATCGATCGGGAAAACCAGAGGTTGCTGAAGGAGCTGTCCAGACAGTCTGCAAGGCCAAGGAGAAGCAGCACGCTGAAGAAGGTGTCTGTACCACCAGCCAGATTGTACCACAGTGCCCTCAACAGgcaaaaagagcagcagaggattGAAAGAGAAAACCTG GCTTTCCTGAAAAGACTGGAAGCAGTGAAACCAACAGCTGGTATGAAGCGCTCTGAACAGCTGAGGGACTATCACCGCCAGATGAGCTACCTGGCTTCTTCACCTTCTCTAAGAAGGGCTAGATCTCCTTTCGGCCAGCTTAGTCCTCCAA GAGGAACTTCAAGATCATCCACTCTACAAAGTGCACTGAGCCAGAGGAACGAAAAACCCACGTCTGATTCAGCCAGTGGGGCATTACAGAGACCTAAGTCTACTAATGTTTGTGCTGCCTGGTTATAA
- the SLC25A4 gene encoding ADP/ATP translocase 1 has translation MGDQALSFVKDFLAGGIAAAVSKTAVAPIERVKLLLQVQHASKQITADKQYKGIVDCIVRIPKEQGIASFWRGNLANVIRYFPTQALNFAFKDKYKQIFLGGVDKHKQFWRYFAGNLASGGAAGATSLCFVYPLDFARTRLAADVGKGATEREFSGLGDCIVKIFKSDGLKGLYQGFSVSVQGIIIYRAAYFGVYDTAKGMLPDPKNVHIIVSWMIAQSVTAVAGLVSYPFDTVRRRMMMQSGRKGADIMYKGTIDCWRKIAKDEGSKAFFKGAWSNVLRGMGGAFVLVLYDEIKKYV, from the exons ATGGGTGACCAAGCGCTCAGCTTCGTCAAGGACTTTCTGGCCGGCGGGATCGCCGCCGCCGTCTCCAAGACGGCTGTCGCCCCCATCGAGAGAGTGAAgttgctgctgcag GTCCAGCATGCCAGCAAACAGATCACGGCCGATAAGCAGTACAAGGGCATCGTGGACTGCATAGTCCGCATCCCCAAGGAGCAGGGCATCGCCTCCTTCTGGAGAGGCAACTTGGCCAATGTCATCCGATACTTCCCCACCCAGGCCCTTAACTTCGCCTTCAAGGACAAGTACAAGCAGATCTTCCTGGGCGGAGTGGACAAGCACAAGCAGTTCTGGCGCTACTTCGCGGGAAACCTCGCGTCCGGGGGTGCCGCGGGAGCCACCTCCCTCTGCTTCGTCTACCCGCTGGATTTTGCCAGGACCCGACTGGCGGCTGATGTGGGCAAAGGAGCCACTGAGAGGGAGTTCTCTGGCCTGGGCGACTGCATTGTCAAGATCTTTAAGTCTGATGGCCTGAAGGGCTTGTACCAAGGATTTAGCGTGTCTGTCCAGGGCATCATCATCTACAGAGCAGCCTATTTTGGGGTATACGATACGGCCAAGG GTATGTTGCCTGATCCAAAGAATGTGCACATCATAGTGAGCTGGATGATTGCCCAGAGTGTTACTGCAGTGGCAGGGCTGGTTTCTTATCCTTTTGATACTGTGCGACGTAGGATGATGATGCAGTCTGGCCGAAAGGGAG CTGATATTATGTATAAGGGCACAATTGATTGCTGGAGGAAGATAGCTAAAGACGAAGGATCCAAAGCGTTCTTCAAGGGTGCCTGGTCGAATGTGTTGAGAGGCATGGGCGGAGCTTTTGTATTAGTACTTTATGATGAAATCAAGAAGTATGTCTAA